The nucleotide window TCTATTGTATATCTATGCGTTTGTTCTTTGTTCAAAGGCCTTTTATGTGGTTATGTTAGTTGTTATAATACATGCATTGAAACAATTACTTTAGTAACTAATACATGCACTGATTCTGTAAGAAAAGCCCATAATTCTCCTTTTTGGGTCTCTTGAAGTCATGAAATTGCCGCCCTTCAGTGATAATTATGGGATCattgaatttatcatatatgGTTTTCAACATGGTTCTCATGATTATGTCTTCAATCAGCACTTCGCCGGATGCACTGGCTATGGTCATGATGAAGCCGGGGGACGTGAAGCGCTTGACCAAGCTTTTGCAGAAATTGTTGGGGCTGAATCTTCTATAGTTCGCTCACAGGTTTGTCATATAGTGTGTTGTGTTTACTTTATGGGGTTATTTACAAGGCTTAGTTAATCCTCTTTATATTCAGTTTTTTTCAGGAACTCATGCTATAACCTGTGCTTTATTTGCTTTTCTAAGGCCGGGGGATGAGGTAAGCTATTACTTTGATCTTGGGTGCACTTTGTGTTGAAAGTTTTTCCTCCACTTTGTCCTTTGAATATGATTAGACTTTCGACTAATCTAAATGTCAGCTTTTGGCAGTTGCTGGTCCTCCCTATGACACGCTAGAGGAAGTTATTGGAAAGAGAGACTCTCATGGGATGGGATCCTTGATAGATTTTGGTGTGAAATACCGTGAAGTTCCAGTATGTTATTAGTTATACTAaaagatttcttttttttttttttagatttcTTGTTGTGCTTTGTGAACTATCTCATATCTGATGTCATTTTAGCTTGCTGAAAATGGTGGCCTTGACTGGGATGCGCTTATGCATGCTTTGAGACCTGAAACAAAATGTGCACTCATACAGAGGTCATGTGGTTATTCATGGCGTCAGAGTTTAAGTGTAGATGAGATAAAGCGAGCAATTAAGATAATTAAGGTGACTTTCTCAATGCCCATTATGGAATCATTACATGGATCTGGCTTTCTAACCAGAATAAGAGTGCCAATCGGAATCTTTGTAACATTAAAGTGGTGTCATTCAATATTAAATAGCATGACGTTTTAACAAATGGTATGTTCTATGTTAATTGTTTGCTCCTTGAGTAGCCATATTACTGGGGTACCCATCTGGGAAGATTTTCTTTCACACCGCGACTGttgttaatatatattaatctaattattattttttaattctggAGTAGCCTGAAGCTGATATATTCTGACTTGTTATTGTTAACTCTCGCCACTTCGTTTTTTCCTGTGAATTCTTTTGTCgtggaaaatttattgttgttcatcttatatTTAAACAGACGCAGAATCCTAATTGCTTGGTCCTGGTTGATAATTGTTATGGTGAATTTGTGGAAAGCATTGAACCTCCAATGGTGGTATGTGTCATATTGTAtccctttttatttcttctggAGAAAGGCAATAAAATGTCGTTGTTGGTGTTCAGGGTGCAGATTTAATTGCTGGCAGTTTGATAAAAAATCCTGGTGGAACTATATCACCATGCGGTGGATATGTTgcagggaaagaaaaatgggtaaaagcagcagcagctcgTTTATCTGCACCTGGCCTTGGAGTTGATTGCGGCTCAACTCCTGGTGACATTATGCGAGCATTTTTCCAGGGTTTGTTCCTCTCACCTCAAATGGTAGGCGAAGCTATCAAGGTATTGAAATATGCATTTCCTAGTTTACATTTAATTTCCGTTATTCAACTTGGAGCTCATTTTTTTCCCTGGTTTCCTCTACAATAGGGTACACTCCTAGTTGCTGAAGTTATGGCATCCAAAGGGTATAAGGTGCAGCCACTTCCTCGTGTTCCTCGTCATGACACAGTACAGGTAATTtacccttttttattattatttatattcttTCCTAATTCCAAGTGAACCTCCAAAACATTATATTGTTTGTTAAGAGATTTAGGTCTGTCTGAATCACATGGTCCGGAGAAAGATATGCAGCAAGCAGCTGCTTATTTCATTCATTCTAATTATTAGTATTCCATATAATTTAGCCTTTTAAACAGATAGCATCTCTGTCGATCAATGTAAGATGATAATGTTGTTCTGCTTGTGCAGTTTTGGTTAGCTGATTGACAATGTTAGTTGAGAAACATGCTCTGCTACAGACACAAGAAaatctcaaatattttaataattcttTTCAGGCCATACAGCTTGGAAGCCGGGAGCGTCTTCTTGCTTTCTGTGAGGCTGTACAGAGAAGCTCCCCAGTAGGTTCATTTACTAGACCAATTGCCGGTACAACTCCTGGATATGCATCAGAGGTCTGGTCGCATTTAGTTCTACATCTTAGttaatgttttattattattttcatctcTTACAACAAAAGAAGCAGGCAGCTGCAGCTTCTATTATTATGATCTGTTCCTAACCAAATCTATGAGTCTGGTTCTGATGAAGTGCTAATTGTGTGCGTTAGAAGCCTCATAAATCTTAAGCGCACATCAGGATAGTTGAGAATataaagtcccacattggacaTTTTAAACCTAACATCtcaatataaaatttttgGGGCCTCTCGATCCATTGTTAATTGGTctgggtttctttttcctgGACTGAACTGGTTTTGTATCGGATGCTTCAACTTAACATGGTAATGAAACAGACTATTTATCCACAATTGAATGCTTTGCATCTCATTTTTTGGGCCTCTCCACTTATTATTACCGATTGATTTGGGTTGGATGCTAACTTAACCAATAATTTTACACATACATTAACTACTGGCTCATTCAAACTTTCACTGACTTCAGTTGCCTTTGATGTCAATTCATATAAAGGAAGCAATGTAGTGTTCTTGGAGATTGAAATCCATGCTTGAGGCG belongs to Prunus persica cultivar Lovell chromosome G4, Prunus_persica_NCBIv2, whole genome shotgun sequence and includes:
- the LOC18779519 gene encoding uncharacterized protein LOC18779519, coding for MMWALSCATSAYPMLTLRASLPMATTRSCSPVSVPTNHHYHQKDSPFVPEVAEAVDSLYSEFRAVDNLVAHNTTRVLKAFQNARVGSHHFAGCTGYGHDEAGGREALDQAFAEIVGAESSIVRSQFFSGTHAITCALFAFLRPGDELLAVAGPPYDTLEEVIGKRDSHGMGSLIDFGVKYREVPLAENGGLDWDALMHALRPETKCALIQRSCGYSWRQSLSVDEIKRAIKIIKTQNPNCLVLVDNCYGEFVESIEPPMVGADLIAGSLIKNPGGTISPCGGYVAGKEKWVKAAAARLSAPGLGVDCGSTPGDIMRAFFQGLFLSPQMVGEAIKGTLLVAEVMASKGYKVQPLPRVPRHDTVQAIQLGSRERLLAFCEAVQRSSPVGSFTRPIAGTTPGYASEVIFADGTFIDGSTSELSCDGPLREPFAVFCQGGSHWTQWGLVLGEVLKAI